The genomic segment GGAAAAAGTGCCGCCTAGTTTAGGGCGACCGGTTACTTTATCCGCCAACCAATGAATCAACTCTTCGTTGACAGTGACAGCACTCCAAACTTTTTCCAAAGGAAAATCATATTTAAATTCTTTAATAATACTTCTAGTTTCCATATAGACTTCAGTCCTTTAATGAAAGTCCTTATAAAGTTTTTTATATAATACTTTTTCTAAAAACGAAGGAGAAATATTCCTCATCCATTTCATGAAAAATCCGCTTTTGTCCATTACCACAAGTCTTGATTTCGGATCTTCGATAGAACGGATCATTTTCTCGGCAACTTCTTCCGGAGTTTTACTTTTACCTGAATAATGGGATTCTCCCAATATCTGGCCATCCCCGTCTATACCGTTTGCTCTTAGTTTCGTTTTGGTATAAGGAGGACAGAATATTATAAATCGAAGACCTTCTTCCGAAAGTTCGATACGTGCGGCTTCCATAACGGCGTGTAACGCGGATTTGGAAGAAGAATAAGCGCTTCTAGCAGGGACCCCATATAGTCCGCTGACAGTTGAAGTGACCATGACTGCTCCTTTATTCTTTTTTAGAAAAGGAAGAAGCCTTATTGTTA from the Leptospira hartskeerlii genome contains:
- a CDS encoding SDR family oxidoreductase, producing the protein MQTDLWKGKTIVITGGSSGIGEALLESLSKIPCKIINLSRTEPELVRKISKKKEKRSAQIFHIQADLSSEKEINKAVAKLAKLTDGIDVLFNNAGITAHSRFDQTQIEAFRKTFDVNFFGPVFLTIRLLPFLKKNKGAVMVTSTVSGLYGVPARSAYSSSKSALHAVMEAARIELSEEGLRFIIFCPPYTKTKLRANGIDGDGQILGESHYSGKSKTPEEVAEKMIRSIEDPKSRLVVMDKSGFFMKWMRNISPSFLEKVLYKKLYKDFH